The Spiroplasma culicicola AES-1 genomic sequence GTGATGATTCAGTTAAATTAACACCACCAAGAAAATTTACTCTAGAAGAAGCATTAGAATTTATCGAATGAGATGAGCTTGTAGAAGTAACTCCAGAAGATATTCGCTTAAGAAAAAAATGATTAACATCAAATGAACGTAGACAACATAGAAATGATCCTCACTAGGATAATTTCTATTTTTTTTATTTTTTTTGAAAAAAATTCTATTGTATCTTGCAAAAAAATTTCAAAGATATAAAAAATTAGGTTTATTATTAAATAGTAAGGAGAGAAACATATGTCAAAAATAGTTAATATAGTAGCACGTGAAGTATTAGATTCACGTGGATTTCCAACAGTTCAAGTTGATGTTACAACTGAATTTGGTGGATTTGGATCAGCAAAAGTTCCTTCAGGAGCATCAACTGGTTCAAGAGAAGCATTAGAATTAAGAGATGGAGATAAAGCACGTTACAACGGAAAAGGTGTTTTAAAAGCAGTTTCAAATGTAAATGATAAAATTGCTGATGAAATTATTGGTATGGAAGTAACTGATCAAGTTGCAATTGATACAAAAATGTGTGAATTAGATGGTGATGATTTCAAAAAAAACTTAGGAGCTAATGCAATCTTAGGTGTATCTTTAGCTGTAGCAAAAGCAGCAGCTGATGAATTAGAATTACCTCTATACAGATACATTGGGGGAACAAACGCAAGAAGATTGCCAGTTCCAATGTTAAACGTAATCAATGGGGGAGAACATGCAGATAGTGCAATTGACTTCCAAGAATTTATGATTATGCCTGTTGGAGCACCAACATTCTCTGAAGCTTTAAGATGAGCATCAGAAACTTTCCAAGCTTTAAAATCTTTATTACACGATAAAAAAGATATTACAGCAGTTGGAGATGAAGGGGGATTTGCTCCAAACTTTGCATGAGCATACCCAGAAGAAACAATTGAAGCTTTCAAAGCTAAAACTCCAGTTGAAATTGCTTTAGACTTATTAGTTGAAGCTATTGCAAAAGCTGGATACAAAACTGGAAGAGATGGAATTATGATTGCAATGGATTGTGCAAACTCAGAATTATACATCGATGGAAAATACCACTTCAAAAAAATTGAAAAATTAACAGGAAGTGATTTCTCAATGACAACTGATGAAATGGTTGCATACTTAGATAAATTGGTAGATAGCTACCCAATTATTTCAATCGAAGATGGATTAGCTGAATCAGATTGAGATGGATTCCAAAAACAAGTTAAAACTATGGGACATAAAATCCAAATCGTTGGAGATGACTTATTTGTAACAAACCCAAAAATTACAGCAGAAGGAATTGAGAAAAAAGCTGCAAACTCAGTTTTAATTAAATTAAACCAAATTGGTACTTTAACTGAAACTATTGAAACAATTCAAATGGCTCAAAAAGCTAACTGAACTGCAGTTACTTCACACCGTA encodes the following:
- the eno gene encoding phosphopyruvate hydratase, coding for MSKIVNIVAREVLDSRGFPTVQVDVTTEFGGFGSAKVPSGASTGSREALELRDGDKARYNGKGVLKAVSNVNDKIADEIIGMEVTDQVAIDTKMCELDGDDFKKNLGANAILGVSLAVAKAAADELELPLYRYIGGTNARRLPVPMLNVINGGEHADSAIDFQEFMIMPVGAPTFSEALRWASETFQALKSLLHDKKDITAVGDEGGFAPNFAWAYPEETIEAFKAKTPVEIALDLLVEAIAKAGYKTGRDGIMIAMDCANSELYIDGKYHFKKIEKLTGSDFSMTTDEMVAYLDKLVDSYPIISIEDGLAESDWDGFQKQVKTMGHKIQIVGDDLFVTNPKITAEGIEKKAANSVLIKLNQIGTLTETIETIQMAQKANWTAVTSHRSGETEDATIADLAVALNTGQIKTGSMSRSDRIAKYNRLLEIEAELGNAAIYDGIKSFYNLAK